A genomic window from Setaria italica strain Yugu1 unplaced genomic scaffold, Setaria_italica_v2.0 scaffold_29, whole genome shotgun sequence includes:
- the LOC101774885 gene encoding uncharacterized protein LOC101774885 produces MGREMHIERRRSARLRLAAAAVRAPGQIDNESSCSSPADGTPRSPADDTRTSPDEESPCSHSSTCRSSSILCRLDSGQQPHPRNMDDSKDAELLRILGYARIHQKQIISRWYQEDAVLERILKTPAIDSMFPGIDLAMLKQRIQEFEKMVIDYYEGKLTTMPNQDLMLFVFSNIMHAYEQIPETPLNSGKRATLVSEELEAPSTKRARSESVDMVMYLRHPDAASKLLSSGFSLEDCTSRAQRLFKDDNHMLYSALTLLRQNIEIRQSFMTLEESYARGYIEYELKDSGML; encoded by the exons ATGGGGAGGGAAATGCACATTGAACGGCGACGCAGTGCCCGGCTTCGGCTTGCTGCTGCCGCTGTTCGTGCTCCTGGACAG ATTGATAACGAGTCCTCTTGCTCGTCTCCGGCCGACGGGACGCCCAGATCTCCGGCCGACGATACGCGCACATCTCCGGACGAGGAATCGCCCTGTTCTCACTCTTCAACCTGCAGATCTTCTTCCATCCTGTGTCGCTTGG ATTCTGGACAGCAGCCCCATCCCAGGAACATGGATGATTCTAAGGATGCCGAACTCCTTAGGATTCTTGGATATGCGAGGATACATCAAAAACAAATAATCTCTAGATGGTATCAAGAAGATGCGGTGCTGGAACGTATATTGAAGACTCCGGCTATAGATTCGATGTTCCCAGGCATTGATCTGGCAATGCTAAAACAACGGATTCAGGAATTTGAGAAGATGGTCATAGATTACTAT gagGGTAAACTAACAACTATGCCCAATCAGGATCTTATGCTTTTTGTGTTCAGCAATATCATGCATGCCTATGAGCAGATCCCCGAGACTCCACTAAATTCTGGGAAAAGAGCTACCCTTGTTTCGGAAGAACTGGAAGCACCTTCCACTAAAAGAGCACGTTCAGAGAGTGTTGATATGGTTATGTATCTGAGACATCCAGACGCCGCATCAAAGCTTTTAAGCAGTGGCTTTAGTTTGGAAGATTGTACTTCAAGAGCTCAGCGATTATTTAAAGATGACAATCACATGCTATATTCTGCTCTCACTCTTTTGAGGCAAAATATAGAAATTCGTCAGTCATTCATGACTTTAGAAGAAAGTTATGCACGTGGTTATATTGAGTATGAGCTGAAGGATTCTGGTATGCTGTGA